The window ATTTTAAGTTAATAAAAGTGCCTTTATCGGAGAAGAAAAACAGAGCTGCCACGGATATCAGAAATTCAGAATTCAGAAGTCAACTATATAAGAGCCCGCTGGCATGATTAATGGAGCTGGCTGTCGCGACAATCGCGCAGGGAAAAGGTGAGAAGTCTAGTCACCAAGCTTGGGGCATCCATGCACGTCCAACCAGACCCAGCAGGGCGGTTGACTGACTCAGGATGCAAGTCAACTCATAACCCATGTGATCAGCCCCAACTGGCCGGGTAATTAAGTTGTACAACACCCATTTCTATGAACTGATTGACATGTGGTGTTTGAATTATTAGTCCTAGACAAGATGGTTAGACTTACGTTTGTACCTGCATATAATCTATGTCCTGTGTATAGCTGCTGGCACATGCACCATGGAAGGACAGCGGCGGAGAGCAATGGCGGCCCGGTGGCTGTGGCCGCTTCTTCTCGGCATCGCCGGCCTCGGCGGCGTTCTTCAAGTCCATGGGCAGGTCGATAACTTAGGTGAGCCCATCGTACATGCTTGCGACGTTTCATGGCATTACCTTCACAAACTGCTAAGCTTATTTTTGCGTCCGCGTGCAGGTTTCATAAACTTGGACTGCGGTTTACCAGAGAGCGCCGCGGGCTACGTGGACAGCGTCACCAAGCTGCGCTTCACCTCGGACGCAGGATTCATCGACGCCGGCACCAACTACAACATGTCATCTGAGTACATCACGCCGACGATGGGCAGGAGCTGGCACAACGTGCGCAGCTTCGGCGGTGGCGCCGGCACGCGCAGCTGCTACACGCTCCGCTCCCTCGTGGCCGGGCTCAAGTACCTCATCCGGGCCAAGTTCTGGTACGGCAACTACGACGGCCTAGACAGGGCGCCCGTTTTCGACCTGCACATCGGCGTCAACTATTGGACGACCGTCAACATCTCGAACGCCAACACGCCGGTGATCTACGAGGTCATCGCCGTCGTCCCCGGCGAGTCCGTGCAGGTGTGCCTCGTGAACACCGGCTCCGGGACACCGTTCATCTCGGCCCTCGACCTGAGGCCCCTCAAGAACGGGCTCTACCCGATGGCCAACGCAACGCAGGGGCTGGTTCTTCACACCAGAGCCAACTTTGGCCGGGACGACGGCGTGATCCTCAGGTACCCTGACGACCCGCACGACCGCTTCTGGATCCCGCAGAGCAAGCGGGCGGAGTGGTTGGAGGTTTCGACGGCCAAGAAGGTGCAGAACATCGACGATGACAGCTTCGACGCGCCGTCCGCTGTGATGCAGACGGCCATCACCCCCGTCAACTCCTCCAGCCCCGTCGTGTTCAGCTGGGATGCCGAGCCCAGCGCCAGCAATCCGGATCCCGGGTACGTCTGCATCCTGCACTTCTCTGAGCTGCAGCCCCTCCCCGTCAGCGCCGTGCGGCAGTTCTACGTCACCCTTAACGGCCAGCTCTGGCTCGGCAAGGGCTTCACACCGCAGTACCTCTACACTAACGCCGTCTTCAACTCCATCCCCAACCACGGGTACCACCAGTACAACGTCTCGCTCAACGCCACCGGCAACTCCACGCTGCCGCCCATCCTCAACGCCCTCGAGATCTTCTCCGTCCTGCCCACCACCGGCATAACCACGGCCACTCAGGATGGTAAGCAAGCAGTTATGTTCTTCAGATGCATTTGCTAAGAAAAAGTTTTCTTCAGATGCAACTGTAGGATCAATGAAGTAGTTAATTATACTCAGCTGACAGATTTTTGTGTTGCTGCTGCTGAGAAATGTAACAGTGTCTGCCATCGCGGCGATCAGAGGCAAGTACCAGGTGAAGAAGAACTGGATGGGCGATCCCTGCGTGCCCAAGAATTTCGCGTGGAAAGGATTGGGTTGCAGCTATGCTGTTTCCAGCCCACCAACTGTCACAGGCTTGTGAGTTATATGTTTCGGTTCTGTTTCCTGTTAAAAGTCTTGCGAGTTATAAGTTTCCGAATGTTCTGTTTCCTGTTAAAAGTATATATGTTGAGCTGCAGTTATATATATGTTGCAGGAATCTATCTTCCAGTGGCCTCAGCGGCAACTTGTCATCTTCGTTTGCCGGCCTCAAAGGTCTACAGTACTTGTAAGTACTTTTTGAGCAAATAGAGTACTTGTAAGTATTTATTGAGTAAATACAGTACTTGTAAGTAAGAGATCGTTAAGCTAGTCATTGCAATGCTAATTTTATTGTGAAGAAATCAAAATGCTTAACCGGTTTTTGCAAATTCATAGGGATTTGTCACGCAATAATCTTACGGGCTCAATTCCCGACACCCTGTCGCAGTTGTCGTCGCTCACACTTCTGTAAGTAATCCATGGTATGTGCTTTCCAAATCCATTCGTAGTAAACGTGGCATAAAAAAAACTGTTGTGTTTCTTTCAGAGATCTGACAGACAATCAACTCAGTGGATCAATTCCTCCTGGCCTTGTGAAAAGAACTCAAGATGGCTCCCTAACACTCAGGTTAGTACCCTCTAGCATCAGAATTTTTTCAATGATATGGAGTAGTTCTAAGATCTTATTTGACCTTTTTGTTCAACATACATTTTATATATCTTAATTCATCAGCATGATTTACTCATCCTTCTCTTTGTTTTGCTAGATATGGTAACAATCCAAACCTCTGCAGCAGCGGCGACTACTGTCAGCCTCCAAAAAAGAAGAGAAGCTCTATGGTTGCCGTCTATGTTGTTGTTCCCGTAGTTGCAGTACTAGTGATTCTGCTACTGTCAGTTCTTCTCATTTGCATGAGAAGGAGAAGGCAAGGTAAGAAACCATGCAAAAATACAATACACTGAACTCAAGAATGCAAGTGTTCTTAGAAAATAAAAATTTTCATTATCCCGGGCCTCTCCATCAAAGATGCATATGGCACCTCATGAATGCAAGTGTGAAGTGATTAACTAATATCAGTTAGTGTGATTGCTTTATGAAGGAAGAACAAGCGATAATATCAAGCGGCTGGATGAGGCGAATATCAAGGGACACAACTCGTTGCGATTCGATAACCGCCGGTTCACATATAGTGAATTAGTGGCCATCACAAATGGCTTCGAGCGAGTAATTGGTAAAGGGGGGTTTGGGAAAGTTTACCATGGTTCGTTGGAGGATAGCACACAAGTGGCTGTCAAACTGCGGTCTGAATCTTCAGATCAAGGTGAACAAGAATTTTTGGCAGAGGTGAGAATTAATGTGATTGTTCAAGGTTAAGTATACTAATGCAATTCAGCTTGGTAATGTGCACAGATGTTTTTGGTTTCAGGCTCAGACGTTGGCGAAAATTCACCACAAGAATCTTGTGTCCTTGATTGGCTACTGCAAGGACATGAAATACATGGCTCTTGTCTACGAGTACATGTCTGAAGGAGCCCTAGACGAACATCTTAGAGGTATTAAATTTAATCAAATCATCAGCAACAAGCCCGCAGCAACATAAATAATATTTTTATGTAATATCAATATATAGTTGCAAAAGTGATAAGCATCTTAGAAAAATACTAGTACATGTGATTCATCTTATCCTTTTCAGAATATTTTTTGATTCATCTTATTATATTTGCATTGCAGGGAAAGATAACACCATGAAAACTTTAACCTGGAGACAGAGACTTCGTATTGCCTTGGAATCTGCACAAGGTAAGCTTTTCATTAAGTTTCTCCACATGTCGTTACATAAAGAAGGTGCAAATTTGGATTGTGATGTAGTTGATGATCTGTTATGTGGATGCATGCAGGGCTTGAGTATCTGCACAAGGGGTGTAACCCGCCCCTCGTTCACAGGGACGTGAAGACGTCAAACATCTTGCTGAATGCAAACCTGGAGGCAAAGATTGCTGATTTTGGCCTACTCAAGGCTTTCAATAG is drawn from Aegilops tauschii subsp. strangulata cultivar AL8/78 chromosome 1, Aet v6.0, whole genome shotgun sequence and contains these coding sequences:
- the LOC109749352 gene encoding probable LRR receptor-like serine/threonine-protein kinase At1g05700; protein product: MEGQRRRAMAARWLWPLLLGIAGLGGVLQVHGQVDNLGFINLDCGLPESAAGYVDSVTKLRFTSDAGFIDAGTNYNMSSEYITPTMGRSWHNVRSFGGGAGTRSCYTLRSLVAGLKYLIRAKFWYGNYDGLDRAPVFDLHIGVNYWTTVNISNANTPVIYEVIAVVPGESVQVCLVNTGSGTPFISALDLRPLKNGLYPMANATQGLVLHTRANFGRDDGVILRYPDDPHDRFWIPQSKRAEWLEVSTAKKVQNIDDDSFDAPSAVMQTAITPVNSSSPVVFSWDAEPSASNPDPGYVCILHFSELQPLPVSAVRQFYVTLNGQLWLGKGFTPQYLYTNAVFNSIPNHGYHQYNVSLNATGNSTLPPILNALEIFSVLPTTGITTATQDVSAIAAIRGKYQVKKNWMGDPCVPKNFAWKGLGCSYAVSSPPTVTGLNLSSSGLSGNLSSSFAGLKGLQYLDLSRNNLTGSIPDTLSQLSSLTLLDLTDNQLSGSIPPGLVKRTQDGSLTLRYGNNPNLCSSGDYCQPPKKKRSSMVAVYVVVPVVAVLVILLLSVLLICMRRRRQGRTSDNIKRLDEANIKGHNSLRFDNRRFTYSELVAITNGFERVIGKGGFGKVYHGSLEDSTQVAVKLRSESSDQGEQEFLAEAQTLAKIHHKNLVSLIGYCKDMKYMALVYEYMSEGALDEHLRGKDNTMKTLTWRQRLRIALESAQGLEYLHKGCNPPLVHRDVKTSNILLNANLEAKIADFGLLKAFNSNNDTHVSTARVVGTLGYLDPEYHATFQLTNKSDVFSFGVVLLEIVTGQRHILNDPEPTSIVQWVRQRLARGNIEDVVDARMRGDHDVNSVWKIADTALKCTAQKPGERPTMIDVVAVLHECLELEAAHDNVNAGFYTPGSGGIMNDYGRYDTGMSTDLSQSSTAYEQEHLGSVSILSTGPAVT